The genomic region TTGTCCGCATTCCTGGGAGAACAAAACTGCCAATGTTAGCCACAGTGCAGTTTTCATTGCAGAAGACTTCGAAAACTTCACTCGGAGTTTGAAATTGCTTCCTCTGACATTTGTATCCTCACTCTCAGATGTTCTTTTAAATTCAGATTTGTTTTTGTGCTGGCTTTATATTCTCGTAGTCAAAGGAACCCTTTTCCTGTTTTTTACTGGTAGAGTATGAGACACTCCCAGTAGTTCCAAATCCCAGAGCTTCTTTATTTAGTGTTTGGTTTTGTGTTTTTGCCAGTTGTGGCTTTGTGCTTGCATTGTCATTGGCTGAAAACCATATAGCTACACAGAAGCAAAGACTTGTCTGTACAGGAATTTATGAGATGTTTTAATAAAAACGCAAGCTTGGAAAGTACATTTGCATCAATGTGAATGTATAAATTTCTGCAGTGTTTCAAATTTAGGAGCAGTTATGAGGCTATCTAATCTTAGCCTCACAGTTATTTCACTATTTTGATGTTAGCCAATACTGGAGCCATGTTGTAGTGTATGAATCTAAATACCACCTGTGCCTGGACTCAGTAGAAGTCCAGAGTCTGTAAAACTTTAACCTAAACTGCAGATCTTGATCCTAATTAAGATTATCAGATCATAGGAAGTGTGTTACCTAACATGACTTGCTGTGATAAATCAAGCAGTGGTCATATTATGCAAAGCAGTTCTATGGTAGAATAATCAACCCTCATTACTGTAGGATTTATTGTCCTAGTTGCAATGAACTTTTAACCCTGAAGGCTGGTAGTTCTCATCAAGGAAAAGACTTTGTTCTAAATTACTTTTACCTGATTGGAAACAgtcagcagaaagggggaaacttCTCTGGATACCAGAAAAGACAAGGCAGAAACTGGCAGcgtcatcctaagcagatttatcATTATAAGCTCATTGAGTTTCGTGGACTGAGAAGGGTAGAAccttgtttaggactgcactgttgatGCTGGTGAGAATTTGCATAGATGTTCTGTAGTCTTAAATGTCTGGGACTCTTTGTCCTTGTAAAACTTTGCTAACTGCATTCTGACTTGATACCAAGTTGCAAACTGTGGCCATCAAGTAATTGTTTTGGTTTTAATGCACTGGAACAGTAAGAGAACAGGGAATTAAGTATTttaagtttttttctggtttaccTTACAACCGCTGGCCAAGCAAGTGGTTACTGTAGCTAGGCAGTGCTGTAACACTTAGTGTCCTAGTGTACTATTTACTCCTTTGAGGTTGCTGCACACTGTCTTTTTGTTTTGAAGGTGGGATATGAACCCCTCCCTCCAACTTTGGGAAGAAATATTTTTGGGCGACAGGTCTATCAGCTGCCTGGTCTCTTTGCTTATGGTAAGTGTATAATGTGTGAGTGTTGTTTATGAGCCAGAAAGAGCCTAATAGGATTGGAATGCTGCGATTACTGATCTTTCATTTGTTACCTATTCAGTTTAACGTATACCTGGTTCTGCTAGAAGTTCTACAACTGTTGAAGGATAGCAGTGATAATTAAAAGGATGAAGTAGCAGTGATCTCAATTAAGGATTTAAAGAGATAGAACTGTAAGAATGGTTACTAGCTTTAGAATTCCCTTCGGTGAGGTAGAGGTGCATCATACTAGGTAGTGAGTAATATTTGGCAACTAGACATTTTCCTTCCAGGCACCATACACATAATTTAGCCAGTATATGCATGTGCATGTCCCAGCAATGTCATATCTCATCCTTCAACTTGTATAATAACATTACTGATGTTTATGTGATGGTACCATACACTTGCTAGACAGTTCTCAATCTAATAATTATCAGGGCTACCAAGAGAAGGGATTCTAATAGGTCAGGATTATGGGAACCCTCACTACCCTGGGTCCCATTGAATTGGGTCAGTCATTTCATAAGATGTTTGGGTTAGGCCGGGATAGTGTGAGGAGGTCATGGGGGATTTTTAGCTGGGAACCCATGGTGGCTTTTGGCAGTCCTGATTATTTACTGACTTTGGCTCTGTAGAGGATGATGCTGTCTGGTAAGGACAAGCACAGTGTAGGATGTATACTAACATTGTTATCCAGGGGCAGTCTAGCTATATTGAAATCAGTAAAATGTTAGCATACTTTACTGTGCTCTGGATTATACTTATAGTTCTTTATGATAACCTTGATGCTGAAGTTTTTTACTTGGTATCAAGCTTAAGCTTCCCTTTCATGGCATGGACTGAGTTCTGAATAGTTTCACATGTGTAGTAGTGCCAGCAGTCATCATACATTTTAATTGTTGGAATCTCCTCTTGATAGATGTGCTACATAAAAGGGGAGAACAACCAGTGTTGGGACAGATCGTTATGTTTATGTTGATTTTTTTCAGCTAAACACATTATGAAGATTGATGGCAGGGCAGGACTCTTCAAAGGTTTGGCTCCTAGACTCTGTTCAGGAGCAATAGGCACTATAGTGCACAGTAAAGTTTTACAGGTACCTTATTTCTTTAAATAGTAATTTCAGTATGCAAAATCCTTTGCAATCTTTATCGCTTTTTTGTCCACACCAGAAACATTGCAAGATAATCAACTATTGCTGAAGTGTGTTGATCAGATGTTAGTTTTTTATAGCATTGACTATAGAAATCTGAATCATCTGAACTTGGCAAAGACTGTTAGTGTGCTTGATACCtactgtgcagtcctaagaagagttacactcttctaagccagttaacttcagtggccttagaagagtgtaactgtgtTTACGATTGGACTGTTACTGTGCAATTCTGTGCAGAGTTTCTCAAGTCTAATCCCACTGTGAGATTCATATTTTTAGGTAAAAATAAATGATAGATCCTTAATTTTTCTTACATATCGTGCAGGGCCTTAAGCTTCTATCTGATGTTGCTGTTTGAATCTTTTTGAGATGAGAagtgattttaaatatttatattctgcatcTCAATAAAACATACTGgagatgacttttaaaaattagaacAATAAAAGTATCATATGTAAAATGTTGTCCTAGTTTAAGGCTGTAGACAAATATACGATTACTTGGAAATATCCAGGGGTCCAGAAATTTTGGTTGACCTTAGCTGCCAAAATTTGATATTGCCAGACCCTTCCGATTGGAGAATGTGTGCTCTTATTTCTGTTGTTATGCTAAATGCTGGAAGTGCTTAGAACACCTTTGAAATTTAACATGAGGTGAGGAACTGCAGCTTTCTTTCATGAAAGCTTGGCTTCAGACCCATATGTACAGGAGGAAGGAGGGGGCTATTGTATATCTTACTGTATTTCCCAGGTACTTTGAGTGCCTCCAAAATGGACTTGCCCCATCCTTCCTGTTGAGcttgggagagggaaaggaatcATGCATTCCGTATGGCCTCAGGAGAGCACTGTATGCATAAGTGCTAGCCCTCCTCTTGAATCTGAGGAAGAGTGTGGGGCTTGTTCTTCCAAGACACAAGGAACTCCAGAGCACAATGTCATTATAGGAATGGTTGCCCATCTCCCAAGCTCCAGGCTCAGCAAGAAAAATCACCATACTGATCAGAGCCTTGCTGAACTAGGGGCATTTGCTGTTGAGTGCAGTAATGTATTGGTGAGATCTGTAAGCAAGCTCTATGGAAGACAATGACACTTCTGATTAATCATGAGCATGCACTTTAATCATCAGATTTATTTGGGTTGTTGCCACCATTTATCACTGTTCATTCAGAGAGTAAATGGAAAGATACTTGGAAGGTTCATGTTTTTAATAGGTTGGAGCTCCTTATGCACAGGCTGCATAGCAGTGAACTAAAATTGGATCAGGCTTTTCTGTGGGCTCTGACTCTTTTGTTAAGCCAACCCATAAACAGCAGTTTTTCTGATTTTAATCACAGAGCTAGAAGAACAGCGGAATCCTTAAAGTTAGCTTTGAAACTCTTTCAGTAGATTACCACCACCTCACTTTTCAAAGCAGTGAAGAATCCAGTATAATCTACTGGGATATAAGACATAGTGTTAGGCTAGAATAGGTATTGCTCTAATAATTGCAGGAGAATGTGcaagtatttaaaataataaaaacatttcaaagcATGTAATTCCTTATTGGAACAATAACAACATATGCTTTCCTGTTGAAAGCAGCTTAACTGACACACTGAAGAGGTTTTTGAAAGATGACATGATTTTGAACAGCTATTGATTGTCTTTTGTACTTAATAAGCCAGTTCTTACTGACCTTGCTATGCTAGTATTTTTAAGGAAAGCAGCATTTCTAAATGAAGACATTTTTATAGCCATCCATATGCACAACTATGAATTATAGAACAGGGCCTCTCAGCCAGAACCATAACTATTTTTCATCAGTTTTGCTAAATCTTTCTGATACATGTACTAGATATTTAAGGTGAGGCTTGGCGTTGATTGGTTTGGTTGGTCTGCTTAGAAAGTGTGCTTTGATTTGGAAGGCAGTTCAGCAGCCTATATTTGTAAGGATGTTGTTCTTTATGCTAAGGGATATAAACAGATTCTGAAACTAGAGACACTTTTAAATGTAGTGAATAAGGTGCCTTTGAGGCATGCATATATGGGTCTGAAGCCAATCTTACATGAAAGAAAGTTGCAGTTCCCAAATATAGCAACCAGATTATGTGTGCGTATGAAGAAGATTCTATACAGTgtctttccaaaaaaagaaaagaaaaagaagaactgTTGTGAGGTTTAATTTTAAGCAGAATGTCTGTATAGGCTGTGTATATTTTTTGTAGCTTATACACTTCTGTTTTCCTCCTGTGTAGCAATGCCAAGAAGATGACCAAGCTGAGGTATGTTGATTCTAGCTTCTTTGTGTAAATTGCATCCCCCTTGCCCTGGGAAGTGATGGTTCCTTCTTTGCTATTCCTTGGGATTGTGGTATTATGAGATATCAGTGATCCATATTGGACAGTACCATATGTGAAATATGTGGCTATGCAAAATATTTTCTTCCCAGAATTAAGAAGAACCTGATCAAAAATTCAAAATGTCTTGCCAGAAACTAGAGCTGCTGGTAACCTAAGGCTTTTTAAGCTGCCTTTcttttgtctttgtttttttcctaCAGGAAGTAAGGAGAAACACCAAGGAGTCCTCTTTAGAGAAAGTTATTAAGGAGGTAAAATAtagggctgtattgccatggataGGCTATCTGTGGCTGCTTTAGGACTTCACATGCTTTCATGACAGGGTGAAATTGCAGCCTTACGAATTCTGTCCTAAAGACACTAGAATGACTTTTCAGCAGAGTTGGGTGCCCATTATAGTAGAATTTGTCTGTTTGTGTTTGGAGGGATGCATGATTGTATTTATAACGTTATGCTTTGGTGTACTATTATCAGCTCAATGTCTGATGGTTGGAAACAGATGGAAGGGATCAGAAGTCTGAGATGTGAAAAGGAAGTGGGACAGAGCAGGACTTTCCtacttccctttctgctgccgccTGCTGAACTCTCTGAAATTTTGTTGTGGGAAGGAGCAGCAGACCCTTAGAAACAGCATAGGAGCTAAATGGAGATCGGCAGTAGGAGGGAAATATCAGAAATCACCTCTTCTCCCAAGTGGGTGCTTGTTTACTTCCTTAAAACAAGGGCCCTACCCTGCACTGCTCCCAGATCTTGAGTGATTCCGcaaacgttggataatgcacttccaatcctctttatagataatttggaacggatttttttatgtgtggaacaaaaaatccacctcaaacgattgataaagtgcattatccaacatgtacgGAATCAGCCCTTAACTAAAAAGTCTCCCTGAAATAGCCTAACTCAGCTTATGCTCTTACCCAGAGCTACCAAAAGCCCTATCCAAAGAAAATATCACTTCTCTCCTGTGATAGTTCACTGTCCCCTCCCAACCAGTGAGGTTCCAGGgattctgattggctggccagtctTTGGGGCTTGCTTGAGGGCAATTCTCTGTGAATGATTCAGAATCCCGAAGACAGGCAAAACTTTAAGGTTGATTGCCACACATGCTTTTTTGCTGAtacttctggttttgttttatcTTAGACTTCTCAAGAAATGGTTGCACGCTCTGCTGCTACACTAGTCACTCACCCTTTTCATGGTATGTATGGACAGGTAGCTTTTTGGTCACAGCCAGCATTGATTTTAACATTAGGACGATGCACATTAATCCTATCTGTGCCACCATTTGTCTGTGCAGTTAAAAGAGTAAAGGTTATAAATAGGCTAACTCTTCCGTGCTATATTCTTGTGCCTTTAGGACCACTGTTTCATGAGCTTGGCTAACTCATCTTGTAAAATGTTGAAATTATTTTTACTTTATGATTGTGATTAGAGCTTGTTTTACCCATGCTACAGAATGTGGTGGTGGAGCTTTGTGTGGTAGAATGAAGTTAAAACTGTGTGTGGATCCCATTTTTTAATGTTCCCTTTCAAGTAGAAAAGACGCTATGAAGCACAAAGCTGGTTTAGAACTTTTCTTCCTGAGATGCTAGTCTTCTACCCATTGAAAGTTTTGCTGTTTAAAAAACATGGGGCTTTTCAGAAATTGTACCATGTATCTGCAGTCCGAAATGATACCTGCTGAAAATTCTGtcacctcattctgctgcttgTGAAGGCCTGGATTTAGATTCATGGAGCAGAGTGTTCCTATATTATCCTGAACTGGAAACAGCAAGCAGATAAGACTTCCCTCATTGATATTTTCCCTATTGGCTTTCTCATTTTCCTCCAGTAATCACACTGAGGTGTATGGTGCAGTTCATTGGCAGAGAGACCAAGTACAGGTATGTGCATATGTGCGAGTTGACATCATTCAGGTTTTAACTCACAAAACTGATGCTTGAGAATTAAAAAGGCAGTGGGGAGAAATTAGTATGTGTCCATTGAGGTTTCCAGGTATCTTTGTTGGAAGAGTGAGATGAAGAGACAGTTGGGAGATGCCCTTACTCTGGGGTAACTTGAtggatttctcttttattttccaGTGGAGTATTTAGCTCCTTTGTCACCATTTATCGAGAAGAGGGCATCCTTGGATTTTTTGCGTGAGTACTTGTTGTCCTGGGAGCATTTACCAGGGATAAGCCAGTTTTTTCAGAGGAGGCCTCTGAATATCATTTGTTAGAAAGACAAACTTCAGGGGAGGCTGTTGCCTTGCCTAGATTGTCACTTGGGCTTGACCTCATCTTCTCCACAGGAGACAGAAATAGGGATTTGTGTGGTGTGAAATTTTTCCAGGTGATAACTAGTTGTTCTCTTTCAGGGGCCTTATTCCCCGCCTGCTGGGGGACATTCTGTCTTTGTGGCTCTGTAACATGCTGGCCTACCTCATCAATACCTATGCACTGGAGAATGGGGTAAGTGTATTCCTTGCAGTGTATGGGGTATAGGTAATAGGGTGCTGAAAAACAAGCAGTGTCTTCCTCATCTTGATCAGCTTGGAACAGTTATATTCTGGCCCTGTTGCTACCTGCTTGTTAATCTCAGTCTTTGAATGTGATTCCACATTCCTCCCTGCTGCTATTACTTCCAGTGTGAGAGTATGTAAAGCATTCACAGCCAACTCCTGGGCCTTCTCCTTCCCGGCCAAGACCAGATGGGGTTAAGAACAAGTGCTGATAATGGAAGAA from Eublepharis macularius isolate TG4126 chromosome 2, MPM_Emac_v1.0, whole genome shotgun sequence harbors:
- the MTCH2 gene encoding mitochondrial carrier homolog 2 isoform X2; this encodes MVGYEPLPPTLGRNIFGRQVYQLPGLFAYAKHIMKIDGRAGLFKGLAPRLCSGAIGTIVHSKVLQQCQEDDQAEEVRRNTKESSLEKVIKETSQEMVARSAATLVTHPFHVITLRCMVQFIGRETKYSGVFSSFVTIYREEGILGFFAGLIPRLLGDILSLWLCNMLAYLINTYALENGVSTMTEMKSYSQAVTGFFASMLTYPFVLVSNLMAINSCGLAGGLPPYAPEYNSWLDCWSRLHSEGNMSRGNSLFFRKVPAGKRYVWEEKRFH
- the MTCH2 gene encoding mitochondrial carrier homolog 2 isoform X1, whose protein sequence is MSDTASQVLLGSGLTVLSQPLMYVKVLVQVGYEPLPPTLGRNIFGRQVYQLPGLFAYAKHIMKIDGRAGLFKGLAPRLCSGAIGTIVHSKVLQQCQEDDQAEEVRRNTKESSLEKVIKETSQEMVARSAATLVTHPFHVITLRCMVQFIGRETKYSGVFSSFVTIYREEGILGFFAGLIPRLLGDILSLWLCNMLAYLINTYALENGVSTMTEMKSYSQAVTGFFASMLTYPFVLVSNLMAINSCGLAGGLPPYAPEYNSWLDCWSRLHSEGNMSRGNSLFFRKVPAGKRYVWEEKRFH
- the MTCH2 gene encoding mitochondrial carrier homolog 2 isoform X3, with translation MKIDGRAGLFKGLAPRLCSGAIGTIVHSKVLQQCQEDDQAEEVRRNTKESSLEKVIKETSQEMVARSAATLVTHPFHVITLRCMVQFIGRETKYSGVFSSFVTIYREEGILGFFAGLIPRLLGDILSLWLCNMLAYLINTYALENGVSTMTEMKSYSQAVTGFFASMLTYPFVLVSNLMAINSCGLAGGLPPYAPEYNSWLDCWSRLHSEGNMSRGNSLFFRKVPAGKRYVWEEKRFH